A window of the Blastopirellula sediminis genome harbors these coding sequences:
- a CDS encoding PilW family protein: MSSPRHSRRGLSLLELIVASAIAVVLMAAVSAAIHMYSKSVDIGRSDVEEAQLGRAVMKLMEDDLRNCIWKNDIDFSSVEALAADQASSAASSLTDAASGAGLSGGADLASEADAASNTTDLAASTSPAMQIGLYGNATELQFDMSRLPRVDEYDPEYVGFRSLALADKPSDVKTVTYYLLVPGTAYQGVVGDPADRTAEQTGLVRRVLDRSVTQWALENGDTRQLDASGEIVAPEVCYLNFRYFDGYEWYEEWDSAAMDGLPLAVDIVLAIRSADDRSSANQSDEPFVVGVAEGDMVYRRLVRIPIAVPIDPLAEEEETTESGSSTESAL; the protein is encoded by the coding sequence ATGAGTTCGCCTCGTCACAGCCGTCGTGGTTTGTCGCTGTTGGAATTGATCGTCGCTTCGGCGATCGCCGTCGTTTTGATGGCGGCGGTCAGCGCGGCGATTCATATGTACTCGAAAAGCGTCGACATCGGGCGGAGCGACGTCGAAGAAGCGCAGCTCGGTCGCGCCGTCATGAAGTTGATGGAAGACGATCTGCGGAATTGCATCTGGAAAAACGATATCGACTTTTCGTCGGTTGAAGCGCTCGCAGCCGATCAAGCGTCGAGCGCCGCGAGTTCGCTTACCGACGCCGCCAGCGGCGCTGGACTAAGCGGTGGAGCCGACCTGGCGAGCGAAGCGGACGCCGCGTCGAATACGACCGATCTCGCCGCCTCGACTTCGCCGGCGATGCAGATCGGACTGTATGGAAACGCGACCGAGCTTCAGTTCGACATGAGCCGCTTGCCGCGGGTTGACGAATACGATCCGGAATACGTCGGCTTTCGCTCGTTGGCCCTGGCCGACAAGCCGAGCGACGTGAAGACGGTCACGTATTACCTGCTCGTCCCCGGTACCGCTTATCAAGGCGTCGTCGGCGATCCGGCCGATCGGACGGCTGAGCAGACTGGCCTCGTTCGTCGCGTACTTGATCGTTCAGTCACGCAATGGGCGCTCGAGAACGGCGATACGCGGCAGTTGGACGCGAGCGGCGAGATCGTCGCGCCGGAAGTTTGCTATCTGAACTTCCGCTACTTCGACGGCTATGAGTGGTACGAAGAATGGGACTCGGCGGCGATGGACGGCTTGCCGCTGGCGGTCGACATCGTCCTGGCGATTCGCTCCGCCGACGATCGATCGAGCGCCAATCAAAGCGACGAACCGTTTGTGGTTGGCGTCGCCGAAGGGGACATGGTCTATCGCCGGTTGGTTCGCATTCCGATCGCTGTGCCGATTGATCCGCTGGCGGAAGAGGAAGAGACGACCGAATCTGGCTCCAGCACGGAGTCCGCACTATGA
- a CDS encoding type II secretion system protein GspK — translation MSRSTNREGAVLIVVLVVIMMLSLGAYAFTELMQTETHAVQLTGRQIQARAFAESGESFLEAYLAQEPDFITEQGGIYDNPAMFQGQLIVDDEEDERQRGRFTILAPLVDVDGYLNGIRYGLEDESARLNLNALLMLDEQSSTASAAASSAGLSGASGSSGSAGSSDASAAAAMSALSGSSSSTLSGLASDESLTSGSTGRQLLMGLPGMTEEIADSILDYLDEDDEPREFGAEIDYYSGLDPPYAPKNGPLETVEELLLVRGVTPQLLFGRDENRNGVIDPQEQAVSTTDDRTDQQMLDEVPERGWSSYLTLYGMEKNYGDDGTEKIFINDEDVEALYGRLQEVLPQEWADFIVAYRMYGAGSASTNNTNQNYVTSAKFNFSQQPKATFSSALDLIDAVVNVSQQSGGNSQSGGNSSGGGGQTQLMKSPFTQLNAAEWMPDFMELLTVNESPIIPGRININQAPREILVAIPGMTEEAAAAIIENRLPNADEDNPLRAYETWIWVEGLVTLDEMKTLLPLINAGGDVHRAQIVGYYEGGLAFSRHEAVIDATQPQPRLLLWRDISHLGRGHPLEVLGIGLGFSGAAN, via the coding sequence ATGAGCCGTTCGACGAACCGCGAAGGCGCCGTGCTGATTGTGGTGCTGGTCGTGATCATGATGCTGTCGCTCGGCGCGTATGCGTTCACCGAGTTGATGCAGACCGAAACCCACGCCGTTCAGCTAACCGGCCGGCAGATTCAAGCCCGCGCGTTCGCCGAGTCAGGCGAATCGTTCCTGGAAGCTTACCTGGCGCAAGAGCCTGATTTCATCACGGAGCAGGGGGGAATTTACGACAACCCCGCGATGTTCCAAGGTCAGTTGATCGTTGACGACGAAGAGGATGAGCGACAGCGTGGGCGATTTACGATCCTGGCCCCGCTGGTCGACGTTGATGGATACCTGAACGGAATTCGCTACGGCTTGGAAGACGAATCGGCCCGGCTCAACCTGAATGCGTTGTTGATGTTGGACGAACAATCGAGTACGGCTTCGGCTGCCGCCAGTTCCGCAGGATTGAGCGGCGCGAGCGGATCTTCGGGTTCGGCAGGATCGTCCGATGCGAGCGCCGCGGCCGCGATGTCGGCTTTATCAGGCTCGAGTTCGTCGACCCTCAGCGGTTTGGCGAGCGACGAATCGCTCACTTCCGGCAGCACCGGGCGCCAACTGCTGATGGGCTTGCCCGGCATGACCGAAGAGATCGCCGACTCGATTCTCGACTACCTGGACGAGGACGACGAGCCGCGCGAATTTGGCGCCGAGATCGACTATTACTCCGGGCTTGATCCTCCCTACGCGCCCAAGAACGGGCCGCTGGAAACGGTCGAGGAATTGCTGCTGGTTCGCGGCGTCACGCCGCAGCTATTGTTCGGCCGCGACGAAAACCGGAACGGCGTGATCGATCCGCAGGAGCAAGCTGTTTCGACGACCGACGATCGGACGGATCAACAGATGCTCGACGAGGTTCCGGAACGGGGCTGGTCGTCGTACCTGACTTTGTACGGGATGGAAAAGAACTACGGCGACGACGGGACCGAAAAGATCTTCATCAACGATGAAGACGTCGAAGCGCTCTACGGTCGACTGCAGGAAGTTCTGCCGCAGGAGTGGGCCGACTTCATCGTCGCTTATCGCATGTATGGCGCCGGATCCGCTTCGACGAACAACACGAATCAGAATTACGTCACCTCGGCCAAGTTCAACTTCAGCCAGCAACCGAAGGCGACCTTTTCGAGCGCGCTCGACTTGATCGACGCGGTGGTCAACGTTTCGCAGCAAAGCGGCGGCAACTCGCAGAGCGGAGGCAATAGCAGCGGTGGCGGCGGGCAAACGCAACTGATGAAGTCGCCGTTCACGCAGCTGAATGCGGCGGAGTGGATGCCCGACTTCATGGAACTATTGACGGTCAACGAGTCGCCAATTATTCCGGGCCGCATCAACATCAATCAGGCGCCGCGCGAGATCCTGGTCGCCATTCCCGGCATGACCGAGGAAGCGGCCGCGGCGATCATCGAGAATCGGCTGCCGAATGCGGACGAGGATAACCCCCTGAGGGCCTACGAAACCTGGATCTGGGTGGAAGGGCTGGTCACGCTCGACGAAATGAAGACGCTGTTGCCGCTGATCAACGCCGGAGGGGACGTCCACCGCGCTCAGATTGTCGGTTATTACGAAGGTGGACTCGCATTTAGCCGGCATGAGGCCGTAATTGACGCTACTCAGCCCCAGCCGCGCCTATTATTGTGGAGAGATATCAGCCATCTCGGGCGCGGCCATCCCCTGGAAGTGCTGGGTATCGGGCTCGGTTTTTCCGGCGCCGCCAACTAA
- the pilM gene encoding type IV pilus biogenesis protein PilM, with protein sequence MAKMIGIEWDGSEIRVVVARPRSGGVTVDAAFAAPRTSDLADSIRTALADRNIAAGPVSVTLSRSAVELHVLTLPPAPEEELPDMVRFAALREFTALTDDWLLDFTPIEQNAVGQSTVLAAGISGKGLKGIETPCSGASLTVEQVGVRPLAAASLMARDPQHASSVAMVVESSSDDIELTVIADGAVVFSRSTRLPGEEGSEERQKALQLEARRTLIAARNQLGAHSVEKIILLGQEELSPMKASLAATLGLPAELYDPFASPAVKYAGADKLVHRGRYAGLLGLLADQAAPSLHSLDLRNPRKRPAPPSKRRMYVTYGTAAAVIALLVAGAIWMRLGSLDTQIKEAQEKLAGLKASNKEAVLQQNDVEKIDRWLDSNVQWLDQAYWMASKLPPAEATILSRLQMDASQVEGGVITLDGYVGDESGIKKLESALRDETHHVSNLGSKQSEVSGYAWNFQERITVAKSATNPFTDEPEAKQPVEAAPPTETPAKDESNKTEPVHTEPSEDAEAPQAAQEEAKS encoded by the coding sequence ATGGCGAAGATGATTGGAATTGAATGGGACGGCAGCGAGATTCGCGTCGTCGTCGCGCGCCCACGATCGGGCGGCGTGACGGTTGACGCTGCGTTCGCCGCCCCGCGGACTAGCGATCTGGCGGATTCGATCCGCACGGCGCTGGCCGATCGAAATATCGCCGCCGGACCGGTCAGCGTGACCTTGTCGCGCAGCGCCGTCGAACTGCACGTGTTGACGTTGCCGCCGGCGCCGGAAGAAGAACTGCCCGATATGGTCCGCTTCGCGGCCCTGCGCGAATTCACGGCGCTGACCGACGATTGGCTGTTGGACTTCACCCCGATCGAACAGAACGCAGTCGGTCAATCGACCGTGCTCGCGGCCGGCATCTCGGGCAAAGGGCTGAAGGGAATTGAAACTCCTTGCTCCGGCGCCTCGCTGACCGTTGAGCAAGTGGGCGTTCGTCCGCTGGCCGCCGCGTCGCTGATGGCCCGCGATCCGCAACATGCTTCCTCGGTCGCGATGGTGGTCGAATCAAGTTCGGACGATATCGAACTGACCGTCATCGCCGACGGCGCGGTCGTTTTCTCTCGTTCGACCCGCTTGCCCGGCGAAGAAGGGAGCGAAGAGCGACAAAAGGCGCTGCAACTGGAAGCGCGACGCACCCTGATCGCCGCCCGCAATCAACTGGGCGCGCATAGCGTCGAGAAGATCATCCTGCTCGGCCAGGAAGAACTTTCGCCGATGAAGGCGAGCCTGGCCGCGACGTTGGGTCTGCCGGCGGAACTGTACGATCCGTTCGCCAGCCCGGCGGTGAAATACGCCGGCGCCGACAAGCTGGTCCATCGCGGACGTTACGCGGGTTTGCTCGGCTTGCTCGCCGATCAAGCGGCGCCATCGCTCCACTCGCTCGACCTGCGCAATCCGCGGAAGCGTCCGGCGCCTCCGAGCAAGCGGCGCATGTACGTCACCTACGGGACGGCGGCGGCGGTGATCGCGCTGTTGGTCGCTGGGGCGATCTGGATGCGACTCGGTTCGCTCGACACGCAGATCAAAGAAGCGCAGGAGAAGCTGGCCGGGCTCAAGGCTTCCAACAAAGAAGCGGTCCTGCAGCAGAACGACGTCGAGAAGATCGACCGTTGGCTCGATTCCAACGTGCAGTGGCTCGATCAGGCTTACTGGATGGCGAGCAAATTGCCGCCGGCCGAAGCGACCATTCTTTCGCGTCTGCAGATGGATGCGTCGCAGGTCGAAGGGGGCGTGATCACGCTCGACGGCTACGTCGGCGACGAAAGCGGCATCAAAAAGCTCGAAAGCGCCCTGCGAGACGAAACGCACCACGTCAGCAATCTCGGCAGTAAGCAGTCGGAAGTTTCGGGGTACGCGTGGAATTTCCAAGAACGGATCACCGTCGCCAAATCGGCGACCAATCCCTTTACCGACGAGCCGGAAGCGAAGCAGCCGGTCGAAGCGGCGCCTCCGACCGAAACGCCGGCGAAAGACGAATCGAATAAGACCGAGCCGGTTCATACCGAGCCGTCGGAAGACGCCGAAGCTCCGCAAGCGGCGCAGGAGGAGGCCAAGTCATGA
- a CDS encoding putative Ig domain-containing protein, which produces MSKREKVLVGVVGMLVVLGVLYFGYSRYASAYDQRAKQLESLKQQIDREEFTEIQAIFAAQRLAIYQEHCLPEDYRTAQSVYSNWLHEKVGEAGFEDVVIKPLSGKKVGMHAEYAFSIRAKAPLARVTQFCYEFYSFDVLHKIKSIVLRPMQDSEDLEVALTVEAVGIKQVADVVDPKKQRHESLSHGKLADYQKAILARDFFRPGNKPPKLVSTTKHTAEMGKTFSYSVKAEDPDKKDKLSFQLGEGAPEGLQLSERGTLSWKPGALGEFKFNVMVHDDRQPTVMDTKEFTIAVIEPKPPETKPESKPSFDDAQHAFLTATIISGEQPEAWVSLRTKNKMLRLKPGETFEIGQLKGKIVSVGDKNVEIEIGGETVQLRIGQPLSEARGSGDL; this is translated from the coding sequence ATGAGCAAACGTGAAAAAGTCCTCGTCGGCGTCGTCGGCATGCTGGTCGTGCTGGGAGTTCTCTACTTCGGCTATAGCCGGTACGCGTCGGCCTACGATCAACGGGCCAAGCAGCTCGAATCGCTCAAGCAGCAGATCGACCGGGAAGAGTTTACCGAGATCCAGGCGATCTTCGCCGCCCAGCGGTTGGCGATCTACCAGGAACATTGCCTGCCGGAAGATTACCGGACCGCGCAGTCGGTTTATTCCAACTGGCTCCACGAGAAGGTCGGAGAAGCCGGTTTTGAAGATGTGGTGATCAAGCCGCTCAGCGGGAAGAAAGTCGGCATGCATGCCGAGTACGCGTTCAGCATTCGCGCGAAGGCGCCGCTGGCGCGGGTGACGCAGTTCTGCTACGAGTTTTACTCGTTCGATGTGCTGCACAAGATCAAGTCGATCGTCCTCCGCCCGATGCAGGACTCGGAAGACCTGGAAGTCGCTTTGACGGTCGAAGCGGTCGGCATCAAGCAAGTCGCCGACGTGGTCGACCCGAAGAAGCAGCGGCACGAGTCCCTCTCGCACGGCAAGCTAGCGGATTACCAAAAGGCGATCCTGGCTCGCGACTTCTTCCGTCCCGGCAACAAGCCGCCGAAGCTCGTCTCGACCACCAAGCACACGGCCGAAATGGGAAAGACCTTCAGCTACTCGGTCAAAGCGGAAGATCCGGACAAGAAGGATAAGCTCTCCTTCCAGTTGGGAGAAGGTGCGCCGGAAGGTTTGCAATTGAGCGAACGAGGAACGTTGAGCTGGAAGCCAGGGGCGCTCGGTGAGTTCAAGTTCAACGTGATGGTGCATGACGATCGTCAGCCGACCGTGATGGACACGAAGGAATTCACCATTGCAGTCATTGAGCCGAAGCCGCCGGAGACCAAGCCGGAATCGAAGCCGTCGTTCGACGACGCCCAGCACGCCTTCTTGACGGCGACGATCATCTCGGGCGAACAGCCCGAAGCGTGGGTTAGTCTGCGGACCAAGAATAAGATGCTCCGCCTGAAGCCAGGCGAGACCTTCGAGATTGGTCAGCTCAAAGGAAAGATCGTGTCGGTCGGCGATAAAAACGTCGAAATCGAAATCGGCGGCGAGACGGTGCAGCTGCGAATCGGCCAGCCGCTGAGCGAAGCTCGTGGTTCCGGCGATCTCTAA
- a CDS encoding secretin N-terminal domain-containing protein: protein MLHCISGQRLPLVVALLIATWVSCAANPANAQVPATASSREIRSYSVEPERLGNLLEVFRQLYAQEQGATFTADASGGMLVVAATPEVQTQVETFLKRSGYLREPGAKPAAVRMATPAVTKAPQQVTRSLGNGQVEVEVKLNQADWRQLETRTAQLLGERPPVATTAEGAIATLTLPTNGDKKIAMQIYRKDNVVVLRGDEAGVKAWSQVVGAIDAPARNDQYRTDLVSLRNAKREDVAEALAPLTETEAATTKKEIFEALKKVAGKQQLRWSGDMAAMIFQPGDQQNADAADDAQPAADAQPADQPMEPVVGEEVTLGPDDDAGLIGPVQIEFLEGLDVIVVKGHRRDVERITRIINDIERLSAETQPVIEVRELLHANSEAVAATIQQLYEDLLQTRYGQVSITPLGRPNAILLIGRQQSVDGILELIAKLDQPTTPDRLLKVFQLKYISSADAQTRVTEFYADPVNLNPRVRSTADYRSNALIVQASPRDMAEVEYLIRQIDVPAAESTLELKVFELRNSLAEDLAAVLQSAISGTPAAGTGNQQQGNATAAQVRAAMLSFMTLDSRDGQLLKSGILTEAQITADTRSNALVVRAPRESMDLIGALIQRLDSQPSAESQIKVFTIVNGDATQLATMLETLFGVGTQANNQTQLPVNVGAGGEGSLIPIRFSVDARTNSIIASGSAAELAIVEAILLRLDQDDVQQRQMLVVRLKNSNAELVAASLTDLLQTESQLQQIDPTLTSSFQQVAREVIVVPETFSNSLIITATPRYFKEIVKIVEELDARPPMVSIQVLIADVQLGKIEELGFEFGLQDSLLFDRSTVSNGNFSPGFDFNNPTVGLGNAATTASLLTANQVGSQGISDLGLSRTNSGLGYGGFVFSAASESVNVLIRALQQDQRLEVLARPHVMTMDNQPAFIQVGQRVPYITDTQVTNQGTVNSITLENTGVILNVIPRISPDGMVVMYVQAERSEVGNEADGIPISINQNGDVIRAPRIDTQTATTTVSARSGQTIVLGGLIQKRTTVVSRRVPILGDIPLLGTLFRYDSFDGDRSELMIILTPTVVDSDQDVERVREQEMGRMSWCLADVADIYGAEALYGVDHSIPEGDVMEIHPDSNPTGEAPLNTPRMPGAEMIPSPMMQPTGSGVMIPPNMQPAVYNNSVDPTAAPPQLTPASLQPANEFGVAPAAYNGAAYPQGPQMIRLPATGR from the coding sequence ATGCTTCATTGCATTTCGGGGCAGAGACTACCTCTCGTCGTCGCACTGCTCATTGCGACCTGGGTTTCGTGCGCGGCTAATCCCGCAAACGCCCAGGTTCCTGCGACTGCCAGCTCGCGTGAAATTCGCAGCTATTCAGTCGAGCCGGAACGACTCGGTAACCTGCTTGAAGTCTTCCGACAGCTCTACGCCCAGGAGCAAGGGGCCACATTCACTGCCGACGCTAGCGGCGGCATGCTGGTCGTTGCCGCGACGCCGGAAGTGCAGACGCAAGTCGAGACTTTCCTGAAGCGTTCCGGCTATCTCCGCGAGCCAGGCGCCAAGCCCGCGGCGGTTCGCATGGCGACTCCTGCCGTAACGAAGGCTCCGCAGCAAGTGACCCGCTCGCTTGGCAACGGCCAGGTCGAAGTCGAAGTCAAGCTGAATCAAGCCGATTGGCGTCAATTGGAAACCCGCACAGCACAGTTGCTGGGAGAACGCCCGCCGGTCGCCACGACGGCCGAAGGGGCGATCGCCACGTTGACGCTGCCGACCAACGGCGACAAGAAGATCGCCATGCAGATCTACCGTAAAGACAACGTCGTGGTCCTCCGCGGCGACGAAGCGGGCGTCAAAGCCTGGTCGCAGGTGGTTGGTGCGATCGACGCTCCTGCTCGCAATGATCAATACCGCACCGACCTGGTGTCGCTCCGCAACGCCAAACGAGAAGACGTCGCCGAAGCGCTCGCTCCGCTGACCGAAACCGAAGCGGCTACGACGAAGAAGGAAATTTTCGAAGCGCTGAAGAAAGTCGCCGGCAAGCAGCAGTTGCGCTGGAGCGGCGACATGGCGGCGATGATCTTCCAGCCAGGCGACCAGCAAAATGCGGACGCCGCCGATGACGCTCAACCAGCCGCCGACGCGCAGCCCGCCGATCAGCCGATGGAGCCGGTCGTTGGCGAGGAAGTGACTCTCGGTCCGGACGATGACGCCGGTTTGATTGGCCCAGTTCAGATTGAATTTCTGGAAGGGCTGGACGTGATCGTGGTGAAAGGTCACCGTCGCGACGTCGAGCGGATTACCCGCATCATCAACGACATCGAACGCTTGAGCGCCGAGACCCAACCGGTCATCGAAGTTCGTGAACTGCTGCATGCCAACAGCGAAGCGGTCGCCGCGACCATCCAGCAGCTCTACGAAGATTTGCTGCAAACTCGCTATGGCCAGGTCAGCATCACGCCGCTGGGGCGCCCGAACGCGATTCTGTTGATCGGTCGCCAGCAAAGCGTCGACGGCATCCTCGAACTGATCGCCAAGCTTGATCAGCCGACTACGCCGGATCGTCTGCTGAAGGTCTTCCAGTTGAAGTACATCTCGTCGGCCGACGCCCAAACCCGCGTCACCGAGTTTTACGCCGATCCGGTCAACCTGAACCCGCGCGTTCGTTCGACGGCCGACTATCGCAGCAATGCGTTGATCGTGCAGGCCAGCCCCCGCGACATGGCGGAAGTCGAATACCTGATTCGCCAGATTGACGTCCCGGCGGCGGAATCGACGCTGGAGCTGAAGGTCTTTGAACTTCGTAATTCACTCGCCGAAGATTTGGCGGCGGTGCTGCAGTCGGCGATCTCCGGAACTCCGGCGGCCGGAACCGGCAACCAACAGCAAGGAAACGCCACCGCGGCCCAAGTTCGCGCTGCGATGCTTTCCTTCATGACGCTCGACTCGCGCGACGGTCAGTTGCTGAAGTCAGGGATCCTGACTGAAGCGCAGATTACCGCCGATACCCGCTCGAACGCTCTCGTCGTGCGAGCCCCGCGGGAAAGCATGGATCTGATCGGCGCCCTCATCCAGCGATTGGATTCGCAACCGTCGGCCGAATCGCAGATCAAGGTCTTCACCATCGTCAACGGCGATGCGACGCAGTTGGCGACGATGCTCGAAACGCTGTTCGGCGTCGGCACGCAGGCCAACAATCAAACCCAATTGCCGGTCAACGTCGGCGCCGGCGGCGAAGGATCGCTGATTCCGATTCGCTTCTCGGTTGACGCTCGTACCAACAGCATCATCGCGTCCGGTTCGGCCGCCGAACTGGCGATCGTTGAAGCGATCCTGCTTCGCTTGGACCAGGACGACGTCCAACAGCGTCAGATGCTGGTTGTTCGCTTGAAGAACTCAAACGCCGAATTGGTCGCGGCTTCGCTGACCGATCTTCTGCAGACTGAAAGCCAGTTGCAGCAAATCGATCCGACGCTGACCAGCTCGTTCCAGCAGGTCGCTCGCGAAGTGATCGTGGTGCCCGAAACGTTCAGCAACAGCTTGATCATCACCGCGACGCCGCGGTACTTCAAAGAAATCGTCAAGATCGTGGAAGAGCTCGACGCTCGTCCGCCGATGGTTTCGATTCAAGTGCTGATCGCCGACGTCCAGTTGGGCAAGATCGAAGAGCTGGGTTTTGAGTTTGGTCTGCAGGATTCGCTCCTGTTTGACCGTAGCACGGTTTCCAACGGCAACTTCAGCCCTGGTTTTGACTTCAATAACCCCACCGTGGGCTTGGGCAACGCGGCGACGACCGCCAGCTTGTTGACCGCCAACCAGGTCGGTTCGCAAGGGATCTCGGACTTGGGGCTCAGCCGGACGAATTCGGGGCTTGGCTACGGCGGTTTCGTCTTCTCGGCCGCCAGCGAATCGGTCAACGTCCTGATCCGCGCGTTGCAACAGGACCAGCGGCTGGAAGTGCTCGCTCGCCCGCACGTGATGACGATGGACAATCAGCCGGCGTTCATCCAGGTCGGTCAACGCGTCCCGTACATCACCGATACCCAGGTGACCAACCAAGGTACCGTCAACTCAATTACGCTCGAAAACACCGGCGTTATCTTGAATGTCATTCCCCGCATCAGTCCCGACGGCATGGTCGTGATGTACGTTCAGGCCGAACGTTCGGAGGTGGGGAATGAAGCGGACGGGATTCCGATCTCGATTAACCAGAACGGCGACGTCATTCGCGCTCCGCGAATCGACACCCAGACGGCGACGACGACCGTCAGCGCTCGATCGGGCCAGACGATCGTCTTGGGGGGGCTCATCCAAAAGCGTACCACCGTCGTTTCGCGTCGCGTGCCGATCTTGGGGGATATTCCGCTGCTGGGAACGTTGTTCCGCTACGACAGCTTTGACGGCGATCGTAGCGAACTGATGATCATCCTGACGCCGACGGTCGTCGACTCGGATCAGGACGTGGAACGCGTTCGCGAACAAGAGATGGGTCGGATGAGCTGGTGCCTGGCCGACGTCGCAGACATATACGGCGCCGAAGCTTTGTATGGCGTCGACCACTCGATTCCGGAAGGGGATGTCATGGAAATCCATCCGGACTCGAATCCCACCGGCGAAGCTCCCTTGAATACGCCGAGGATGCCCGGGGCGGAGATGATTCCGTCGCCGATGATGCAGCCGACCGGCTCGGGGGTGATGATCCCGCCGAACATGCAACCGGCGGTCTACAACAATTCGGTCGATCCGACGGCCGCGCCGCCGCAGTTGACGCCAGCGTCGTTGCAGCCGGCCAATGAGTTCGGAGTGGCGCCCGCCGCCTATAACGGCGCGGCGTATCCGCAAGGACCGCAGATGATTCGCTTACCTGCGACCGGCAGATAG
- a CDS encoding BON domain-containing protein, with amino-acid sequence MSQFARGMSAMFGNQGFGQNMGNSSEQKQIPTKMVVKFNHPTINSAVVGRSLRRSLPWPNVSVAMEGSVATLTGTVESEDLKTVAERFVKMEPGVVEVKNDLQVAPQPLPQ; translated from the coding sequence ATGAGCCAGTTCGCCCGCGGCATGAGCGCTATGTTCGGCAACCAGGGATTTGGCCAGAACATGGGGAACTCCTCCGAACAGAAGCAAATCCCCACCAAGATGGTCGTGAAGTTCAATCACCCGACCATCAATTCCGCCGTCGTCGGCCGTTCGCTCCGTCGCTCTCTTCCTTGGCCTAACGTATCGGTTGCGATGGAGGGTTCTGTGGCCACGTTGACTGGTACGGTTGAATCTGAGGACCTGAAAACTGTGGCGGAACGGTTTGTGAAGATGGAGCCAGGGGTTGTGGAGGTAAAGAATGACCTCCAGGTTGCTCCACAGCCGCTTCCGCAGTAG